A stretch of Lathyrus oleraceus cultivar Zhongwan6 chromosome 6, CAAS_Psat_ZW6_1.0, whole genome shotgun sequence DNA encodes these proteins:
- the LOC127093549 gene encoding transcription factor MYB2, whose protein sequence is MDTKVKKNESTNLNELRKGPWTLEEDTILVNYITTHGEGHWNTAASSAGLKRSGKSCRLRWLNYLRPDVRRGNITLQEQILILELHSRWGNRWSKIAQHLPGRTDNEIKNYWRTRVIKQAKQLKCDVNSKQFRDVLRYVWMPRLLEQVQTASASGFHDPNKPDFVLHHNTSHSSVSGTEWPKTNSSSVTSESSSLEFQAPSISDHEVLPSFNNQVPEQGNSSGGGDDGDDDDSLETFLNDESMWFLQQLSEDFEIKYNLLA, encoded by the exons ATGGATACCAAGGTTAAGAAAAATGAGTCTACAAACCTCAATGAATTAAGAAAGGGCCCATGGACGTTAGAAGAGGACACCATTCTGGTTAATTACATTACAACCCATGGTGAAGGTCACTGGAACACTGCAGCTTCTTCTGCAG GTTTAAAGAGAAGTGGGAAAAGTTGCAGATTAAGGTGGCTAAATTACTTGCGTCCCGATGTTCGACGTGGAAATATCACACTCCAAGAACAGATTCTTATTCTTGAACTCCATTCTCGCTGGGGCAATAG GTGGTCGAAAATTGCGCAGCATCTTCCGGGAAGAACAGACAATGAAATAAAGAACTATTGGAGAACTAGAGTGATCAAGCAAGCGAAGCAGCTAAAGTGCGATGTCAATAGTAAACAGTTCAGAGATGTCTTGCGTTACGTGTGGATGCCCCGTTTGCTTGAACAGGTTCAAACGGCATCCGCGTCTGGATTTCACGACCCGAATAAACCCGACTTCGTTCTTCATCACAACACATCGCACAGTTCAGTTTCAGGAACAGAGTGGCCAAAAACAAACTCCTCAAGTGTTACCTCGGAATCTTCATCACTGGAATTCCAAGCTCCTTCGATTTCAGACCATGAAGTGCTGCCAAGTTTCAATAACCAGGTTCCAGAACAAGGGAATAGTAGTGGTGgtggtgatgatggtgatgatgatgacTCGTTGGAGACTTTTTTGAACGATGAGAGCATGTGGTTTTTGCAACAACTTTCTGaagattttgaaataaaataCAATTTACTTGCGTGA